In the genome of Candidatus Angelobacter sp., the window TGCTGATTTTCTTCTCGTAATTCAGGATGTAGGCATCCTCGAGCTTGGCTTCCATCGTTTCGGCATTGGTGACAAAGTACGGTGAGAGGTAGCCCTTGTCGAACTGCATACCTTCGACCACTTCCAGTGTGGTTTCGATCGACTTCGCTTCCTCGACCGTGATGGTGCCGTCCTTGCCAACCTTGTCCATCGCGTCGGCGATGATCTCGCCGATGGTATTGTCCCAGTTGGCAGAGACCGTCGCGACCTGCTTGATCTCTTCTTTGTCTTTGACCTTCTTGGAGATCTTCGCGAGCTGTTCCACTGCGGCTTCAACGGCCTTGCCGATACCGCGCTGGATACCGATAGGGTTGGCGCCCGATGTGACGAACTTCAACCCCTCGCGATAAATCGCCTCGGCCAGTACGGTCGCGGTCATGGTGCCATCACCCGCGGCATCGCTGGTTTTGCTGGCGACTTCACGCACCATTTGCGCCCCCATGTTTTCATAGGTGTCTTCCAGCTCGATTTCCTTCGCGACTGTGACACCGTCTTTGGTGACCGTCGGTGAACCGAATTTTTTGTCGATCACGACGTTACGACCTTTGGGGCCGAGAGTGGCCGTGACGGCCTTGGAGAGTTTGGTGACGCCCCGCAGGATCGCCTGACGCGCGGCCTCGTCGAACAATAATTGTTTTGCTGCCATAGTATTTTACTTCCTTCTTTTGGTTAAGATTATTCCACGACTGCAAGGATGTCGTCGGAGTTCAAAATCTTGTACTCCTTGCCATCCAGTTTGATCTCGGTCCCGCCGTACTTGCTGATGAGCACGCGGTCGCCTTTTTTGACCTCAAACGGCACTTTCTTGCCGTTGTCGTCGGTCTTGCCGGTCCCCAGCGCGATGATGAG includes:
- the groES gene encoding co-chaperone GroES, with amino-acid sequence MAVNLKPLGDRVLVEPVEEKETKKGGIIIPDSAKEKPTEGLIIALGTGKTDDNGKKVPFEVKKGDRVLISKYGGTEIKLDGKEYKILNSDDILAVVE